A stretch of the Ctenopharyngodon idella isolate HZGC_01 chromosome 14, HZGC01, whole genome shotgun sequence genome encodes the following:
- the si:zfos-741a10.3 gene encoding uncharacterized protein si:zfos-741a10.3 isoform X6 → MKLIFGLMLLLKTAACLERNCSFYQSVPCYAALGHKLSLQMVDASRYSLKIQKIISSTEKDPVCRVKNDTMKNCDLFNNRPEVSVINGTLIINRVIRADSGTYKLYLEDSKGTETSTDLQVIVEGPPITPIVLGCFAVILIALVIMAYYFYKKKNQLKPTTTPVSDGPEPVNEHISQKNREEEQKRTDEYATIDSQNKNKKKKKEEEVHYGEVTFTNSRVQQPPKMQEDCVYSEVQTR, encoded by the exons ATGAAGCTCATCTTTGGACTGATGCTGCTGCTGAAAACTGCTGCAT GTCTGGAGAGGAACTGCAGTTTTTATCAGTCAGTTCCCTGTTATGCAGCTCTGGGACACAAACTCAGTCTGCAGATGGTGGACGCTAGTAGATACAGCCTGAAGATACAAAAGATAATAAGCAGCACAGAAAAAGATCCAGTTTGTAGAGTAAAGAATGACACAATGAAGAACTGTGATCTTTTCAATAACAGACCTGAAGTGTCAGTCATTAATGGGACTCTGATAATAAACCGTGTGATCAGAGCAGATTCAGGGACTTACAAATTATATCTCGAAGACTCAAAAGGCACAGAAACATCTACAGATCTTCAAGTGATTGTTGAAG GTCCTCCCATCACTCCGATCGTTCTCGGATGTTTTGCTGTAATTCTTATAGCTCTGGTCATCATGGCATATTACTTCTACAAGAAGAAGAATCAGCTCAAACCAACAACAA CCCCGGTGTCAGACGGTCCAGAGCCTGTGAATGAACACATCTCTCAGAAGAACAGAGAGGAAGAACAGAAGAGAACAG ATGAATATGCCACGATCGACTCTCAGAACaagaacaagaagaagaaaaaggagGAAGAGGTTCATTATGGAGAAGTGACGTTCACCAACTCAAGAGTTCAACAGCCGCCTAAGATGCAGGAGGATTGTGTTTACTCTGAGGTTCAGACACGCTAG
- the si:zfos-741a10.3 gene encoding uncharacterized protein si:zfos-741a10.3 isoform X3 translates to MKLIFGLMLLLKTAACLERNCSFYQSVPCYAALGHKLSLQMVDASRYSLKIQKIISSTEKDPVCRVKNDTMKNCDLFNNRPEVSVINGTLIINRVIRADSGTYKLYLEDSKGTETSTDLQVIVEDKDAGKTQVILGPPITPIVLGCFAVILIALVIMAYYFYKKKNQLKPTTTAPVSDGPEPVNEHISQKNREEEQKRTDEYATIDSQNKNKKKKKEEEVHYGEVTFTNSRVQQPPKMQEDCVYSEVQTR, encoded by the exons ATGAAGCTCATCTTTGGACTGATGCTGCTGCTGAAAACTGCTGCAT GTCTGGAGAGGAACTGCAGTTTTTATCAGTCAGTTCCCTGTTATGCAGCTCTGGGACACAAACTCAGTCTGCAGATGGTGGACGCTAGTAGATACAGCCTGAAGATACAAAAGATAATAAGCAGCACAGAAAAAGATCCAGTTTGTAGAGTAAAGAATGACACAATGAAGAACTGTGATCTTTTCAATAACAGACCTGAAGTGTCAGTCATTAATGGGACTCTGATAATAAACCGTGTGATCAGAGCAGATTCAGGGACTTACAAATTATATCTCGAAGACTCAAAAGGCACAGAAACATCTACAGATCTTCAAGTGATTGTTGAAG ACAAGGACGCTGGCAAAACACAAGTGATATTAG GTCCTCCCATCACTCCGATCGTTCTCGGATGTTTTGCTGTAATTCTTATAGCTCTGGTCATCATGGCATATTACTTCTACAAGAAGAAGAATCAGCTCAAACCAACAACAA CAGCCCCGGTGTCAGACGGTCCAGAGCCTGTGAATGAACACATCTCTCAGAAGAACAGAGAGGAAGAACAGAAGAGAACAG ATGAATATGCCACGATCGACTCTCAGAACaagaacaagaagaagaaaaaggagGAAGAGGTTCATTATGGAGAAGTGACGTTCACCAACTCAAGAGTTCAACAGCCGCCTAAGATGCAGGAGGATTGTGTTTACTCTGAGGTTCAGACACGCTAG
- the si:zfos-741a10.3 gene encoding uncharacterized protein si:zfos-741a10.3 isoform X2 translates to MKLIFGLMLLLKTAACLERNCSFYQSVPCYAALGHKLSLQMVDASRYSLKIQKIISSTEKDPVCRVKNDTMKNCDLFNNRPEVSVINGTLIINRVIRADSGTYKLYLEDSKGTETSTDLQVIVEDKDAGKTQVILGEELGPPITPIVLGCFAVILIALVIMAYYFYKKKNQLKPTTTPVSDGPEPVNEHISQKNREEEQKRTDEYATIDSQNKNKKKKKEEEVHYGEVTFTNSRVQQPPKMQEDCVYSEVQTR, encoded by the exons ATGAAGCTCATCTTTGGACTGATGCTGCTGCTGAAAACTGCTGCAT GTCTGGAGAGGAACTGCAGTTTTTATCAGTCAGTTCCCTGTTATGCAGCTCTGGGACACAAACTCAGTCTGCAGATGGTGGACGCTAGTAGATACAGCCTGAAGATACAAAAGATAATAAGCAGCACAGAAAAAGATCCAGTTTGTAGAGTAAAGAATGACACAATGAAGAACTGTGATCTTTTCAATAACAGACCTGAAGTGTCAGTCATTAATGGGACTCTGATAATAAACCGTGTGATCAGAGCAGATTCAGGGACTTACAAATTATATCTCGAAGACTCAAAAGGCACAGAAACATCTACAGATCTTCAAGTGATTGTTGAAG ACAAGGACGCTGGCAAAACACAAGTGATATTAGGTGAGGAGCTTG GTCCTCCCATCACTCCGATCGTTCTCGGATGTTTTGCTGTAATTCTTATAGCTCTGGTCATCATGGCATATTACTTCTACAAGAAGAAGAATCAGCTCAAACCAACAACAA CCCCGGTGTCAGACGGTCCAGAGCCTGTGAATGAACACATCTCTCAGAAGAACAGAGAGGAAGAACAGAAGAGAACAG ATGAATATGCCACGATCGACTCTCAGAACaagaacaagaagaagaaaaaggagGAAGAGGTTCATTATGGAGAAGTGACGTTCACCAACTCAAGAGTTCAACAGCCGCCTAAGATGCAGGAGGATTGTGTTTACTCTGAGGTTCAGACACGCTAG
- the si:zfos-741a10.3 gene encoding uncharacterized protein si:zfos-741a10.3 isoform X5: MKLIFGLMLLLKTAACLERNCSFYQSVPCYAALGHKLSLQMVDASRYSLKIQKIISSTEKDPVCRVKNDTMKNCDLFNNRPEVSVINGTLIINRVIRADSGTYKLYLEDSKGTETSTDLQVIVEGPPITPIVLGCFAVILIALVIMAYYFYKKKNQLKPTTTAPVSDGPEPVNEHISQKNREEEQKRTDEYATIDSQNKNKKKKKEEEVHYGEVTFTNSRVQQPPKMQEDCVYSEVQTR, encoded by the exons ATGAAGCTCATCTTTGGACTGATGCTGCTGCTGAAAACTGCTGCAT GTCTGGAGAGGAACTGCAGTTTTTATCAGTCAGTTCCCTGTTATGCAGCTCTGGGACACAAACTCAGTCTGCAGATGGTGGACGCTAGTAGATACAGCCTGAAGATACAAAAGATAATAAGCAGCACAGAAAAAGATCCAGTTTGTAGAGTAAAGAATGACACAATGAAGAACTGTGATCTTTTCAATAACAGACCTGAAGTGTCAGTCATTAATGGGACTCTGATAATAAACCGTGTGATCAGAGCAGATTCAGGGACTTACAAATTATATCTCGAAGACTCAAAAGGCACAGAAACATCTACAGATCTTCAAGTGATTGTTGAAG GTCCTCCCATCACTCCGATCGTTCTCGGATGTTTTGCTGTAATTCTTATAGCTCTGGTCATCATGGCATATTACTTCTACAAGAAGAAGAATCAGCTCAAACCAACAACAA CAGCCCCGGTGTCAGACGGTCCAGAGCCTGTGAATGAACACATCTCTCAGAAGAACAGAGAGGAAGAACAGAAGAGAACAG ATGAATATGCCACGATCGACTCTCAGAACaagaacaagaagaagaaaaaggagGAAGAGGTTCATTATGGAGAAGTGACGTTCACCAACTCAAGAGTTCAACAGCCGCCTAAGATGCAGGAGGATTGTGTTTACTCTGAGGTTCAGACACGCTAG
- the si:zfos-741a10.3 gene encoding uncharacterized protein si:zfos-741a10.3 isoform X4, translated as MKLIFGLMLLLKTAACLERNCSFYQSVPCYAALGHKLSLQMVDASRYSLKIQKIISSTEKDPVCRVKNDTMKNCDLFNNRPEVSVINGTLIINRVIRADSGTYKLYLEDSKGTETSTDLQVIVEDKDAGKTQVILGPPITPIVLGCFAVILIALVIMAYYFYKKKNQLKPTTTPVSDGPEPVNEHISQKNREEEQKRTDEYATIDSQNKNKKKKKEEEVHYGEVTFTNSRVQQPPKMQEDCVYSEVQTR; from the exons ATGAAGCTCATCTTTGGACTGATGCTGCTGCTGAAAACTGCTGCAT GTCTGGAGAGGAACTGCAGTTTTTATCAGTCAGTTCCCTGTTATGCAGCTCTGGGACACAAACTCAGTCTGCAGATGGTGGACGCTAGTAGATACAGCCTGAAGATACAAAAGATAATAAGCAGCACAGAAAAAGATCCAGTTTGTAGAGTAAAGAATGACACAATGAAGAACTGTGATCTTTTCAATAACAGACCTGAAGTGTCAGTCATTAATGGGACTCTGATAATAAACCGTGTGATCAGAGCAGATTCAGGGACTTACAAATTATATCTCGAAGACTCAAAAGGCACAGAAACATCTACAGATCTTCAAGTGATTGTTGAAG ACAAGGACGCTGGCAAAACACAAGTGATATTAG GTCCTCCCATCACTCCGATCGTTCTCGGATGTTTTGCTGTAATTCTTATAGCTCTGGTCATCATGGCATATTACTTCTACAAGAAGAAGAATCAGCTCAAACCAACAACAA CCCCGGTGTCAGACGGTCCAGAGCCTGTGAATGAACACATCTCTCAGAAGAACAGAGAGGAAGAACAGAAGAGAACAG ATGAATATGCCACGATCGACTCTCAGAACaagaacaagaagaagaaaaaggagGAAGAGGTTCATTATGGAGAAGTGACGTTCACCAACTCAAGAGTTCAACAGCCGCCTAAGATGCAGGAGGATTGTGTTTACTCTGAGGTTCAGACACGCTAG
- the si:zfos-741a10.3 gene encoding uncharacterized protein si:zfos-741a10.3 isoform X1, producing the protein MKLIFGLMLLLKTAACLERNCSFYQSVPCYAALGHKLSLQMVDASRYSLKIQKIISSTEKDPVCRVKNDTMKNCDLFNNRPEVSVINGTLIINRVIRADSGTYKLYLEDSKGTETSTDLQVIVEDKDAGKTQVILGEELGPPITPIVLGCFAVILIALVIMAYYFYKKKNQLKPTTTAPVSDGPEPVNEHISQKNREEEQKRTDEYATIDSQNKNKKKKKEEEVHYGEVTFTNSRVQQPPKMQEDCVYSEVQTR; encoded by the exons ATGAAGCTCATCTTTGGACTGATGCTGCTGCTGAAAACTGCTGCAT GTCTGGAGAGGAACTGCAGTTTTTATCAGTCAGTTCCCTGTTATGCAGCTCTGGGACACAAACTCAGTCTGCAGATGGTGGACGCTAGTAGATACAGCCTGAAGATACAAAAGATAATAAGCAGCACAGAAAAAGATCCAGTTTGTAGAGTAAAGAATGACACAATGAAGAACTGTGATCTTTTCAATAACAGACCTGAAGTGTCAGTCATTAATGGGACTCTGATAATAAACCGTGTGATCAGAGCAGATTCAGGGACTTACAAATTATATCTCGAAGACTCAAAAGGCACAGAAACATCTACAGATCTTCAAGTGATTGTTGAAG ACAAGGACGCTGGCAAAACACAAGTGATATTAGGTGAGGAGCTTG GTCCTCCCATCACTCCGATCGTTCTCGGATGTTTTGCTGTAATTCTTATAGCTCTGGTCATCATGGCATATTACTTCTACAAGAAGAAGAATCAGCTCAAACCAACAACAA CAGCCCCGGTGTCAGACGGTCCAGAGCCTGTGAATGAACACATCTCTCAGAAGAACAGAGAGGAAGAACAGAAGAGAACAG ATGAATATGCCACGATCGACTCTCAGAACaagaacaagaagaagaaaaaggagGAAGAGGTTCATTATGGAGAAGTGACGTTCACCAACTCAAGAGTTCAACAGCCGCCTAAGATGCAGGAGGATTGTGTTTACTCTGAGGTTCAGACACGCTAG